The segment TCAATGCCGTTAATGATAAAGCCGTTGTTACCATCCAGTTGAGACAGATTGAAAGAAGCATCGAAATCCCCTTTTTTACCAAATACAATGTAGGCTTCACCCGCATCATAGATGTTAGTTTCAGCATAATGTGCGCCGATAATTAGGTCATCAATCCCATCACCATTGATATCTCCAGCTCCACTGACTGAAGAGCCTGATTCGTCAAATTCATCAATGCCGTTAATGATAAAGCCGTTGCTACCATCCAGTTGAGACAGATTGAAAGAAGCATCAAAACCTCCTTCTTTACCAAACACAATGTAGGTTTCTCCTGCATCATAGACATTGGTGTCAGCCTCAGGTGCGCCGATAATCAGGTCATCAATCCCATCCCCATTAATATCTCCGGCAGTATTGACTGAGGAGCCTGAGAAGTCAAATTCATCAATGCCGTTGAGGACAAAGCCGTTGCTACCATCCAGTTGAGACAGGTTGAAAGAAGCATCAAAACCTCCTTCTTTACCAAACACAATGTAGGTTTCCCCTGCCAAGTCGTTACCATTTGGGCGAGCATAAGGTGCGCTGATAATAATGTCATCAATCCCATCACCATTGATATCTCCGGCAACACTGACCAAACGACCAGAGCTGGCGTTGATGACGAAGCCGTTGCTACCATCCAGTTGAGACAGGTCGAAAGTGGCATTAAAACCTTCACTCTGACCAAACACAATGTAGACCTCTGTATTACCTGTGCCAATAATCAGGTCATCAATACCATCACCATTAATATCTCCAGCTCCGCTGACTGAATAACCCAACAAGTCATCTACATCAATGCCATTGATGACAAAGCCATTGTTACCATCCAGTTGAGACAGGTCAACAGAAGCACCAAAACTCTCATTTTGACCAAACACTACGTAGGTTTCCCCTGCCGAGCGCTTACCATTAGGGTTAGCCCACCGTGCGCCAATAATCACATCATCAATCCGATCACCATTGATATCTCCTCCACTAACTGAACGACCTAAGAAGGCACGCTCATCAATACCGTTGAGGACAAAGCCGTTGTTACCATCTAGTTGAGATAGGTCAAGAGTGGCATTAAAGCCTCCACTCTGACCAAACACGACGTAGGTTTCCCCTGCACCAAAAATGCTAGAGACGCCATCGGATCTAGTATAAGGTGCGCCGATAATCGCGTCATCAATGCCATCCCCATTGATATCTCCAGCTCCGCTGACAGAAATACCTAAGCGGTCACCCTCATCAATGCCGTTGATGACGAAGCCATTACTACCGTTAAGTTCAGAAAGGTTGAAAGATGCAGCTAACATAGTAAATTTCTTCGTCAGGTTTCAGTTACTGTATTACTTTTGTTCAACAGAACCAATCCTCACCACACGCCGAATTTCATCCGTTTTAAACCCAACTGCCATCGGACGCCGCATTCCTGGCAACACCGCCACGTCATACAATTCCGTGACTATCCCTTCAATTCGCAGCCAATGGACAATATCCCCACTCCGCAAATCAATCACGAATAACCCACAGCGAGGTTCAGCTTGCTTACTCTCTAACCGCTCATCCAACGCCAAACCCGAAAACGTGCGATTTTCCCTGGGTTTCGACAACCCGACAACAGCAAAATCCCCACTAAACGCCAACCCGCGCAAATAACCCGGACAAAACGCCACTGACTCAAACTCTCCCCGACTCAAATCAACATACCCAAACTCCCCTGTGCCAGAATTGAGCAACCAGAGTTTATCCCGATACAGTCGCGGGGAATGAGGCATCGATAACCCCGTGACAATCACCTGATTCCTCCCCACATCCACCACACAACCCCCATCATGCCGTTTATCCCGCCAGCCATCAGCAACATCCGACTGACTCACGGCTGTCACATACTTCGGTTCTCCCTCTCGCATCGCCAAACCATTCAAATGACACCGATCTTCCGCCGCCAGCTTAGAAATAAACGGTGGTTGCCATAAGGGGATAAAACTGTGGGTTTCGCTGACTGTGGCTAAACAGCTAAATAAGGTATTGACAAAAATGGGGTAATCTCCCCCAGCCCTGCTTTTTAAGGGGGGAGCAACCACCGCCACATCATGGACATCTAAATCCCCCGTCACATAACCCACTTGCGGCACATAAAGACAGTCATACCCGTTGTGAATTTGTCCGGCTTCTAGAACATTTTCAAATCGCCATACCTGATAGAGTGAACTCAAATAAAGGGTGGAGCCATGAACACACAACCCCATACATCGCTCAAAGGTGCGCTCAAAGATTGATAACTGTCCCGTTGGCTGTACTCCAATAAAAAATACCTTGCCAGCTTGATAGGTAGTAAAAGCCAGACTGAGATGTTGCTCGGCTAACCAAGCCGTGAATTGCCGGGAACCCGTTATTTCTAAGGACGGGGAATTCGTTGAGGATAATGGCGATTGATGCACCATGAACCTTGTACTCTCGATGAAAGCCACAAACGTTGTTCGTTATTTATATTAGGAGTAATCGGCAACCAAAAATTAGTCAACAGGAAATCTTTACTGAATCTTCATACAGAAAGCTGAATTTTTCTCTGGCTATATTAACAGATTTTGTGTTTTGTAAAATTTAGTGAAATATTAGCTGTATTATTTCAATTAAATGATATGAGAAAAAATACGACATTAGCTCTGCCGCACATCTAAGCTGTTTGGCATTTAAACCATAACGTCAATAATCGTTCCCCTTGTGGTAGTGCGATCCAGGCAGCTCGCTACTAATATCTAAGACACCCAGGAGGCGCGATCGCGAATTAATACTGATATCCTCGACAAGGGAATACTGACAAGGGTGCAACCTAGCATCACCCAGGAGACGCGATCGCGAATTAATGCTGATATCCTCGACAAGGGAATACTGACAAAGGTTTTGGTGGCATCACCCAGGAGACGCGATCGCGAATTAATCCAGAAAACGTTTCCTGTCTATCTACTATCTTTAACAGGACTAGGTATAAGGAAAGCCAGAACCCTCCTCCTGCCAAGAAATCACCCTGACGTTGTAAAGCGTTTCGATCCAAACCTTAGCACCACATTGGGGACTATCGGGACGATAAACAACCCGGCATCCTCCCGGTATTTCCACCTCATGACCATAGACGTTCCTCTTGCCCTTTTGGGTCGCCTGCTCATTCGCCCCCATCACAGCTGCGGCGTCGCACCACTTCTTCACCGTAATCACTGGCTGGTGTGAGTTATGTTTATGATTTTGTCGAATTCTGTGTGAATTAACGTGAATGATTGTTTTCGCGGGCTTTCGGGGATTGCGCCAACGCGGAGCCGGACCTCTTTTCCCTCGCTGAATCAGCGGTTTGCCATTAAATAGAGGCATTAACCACATTCTCCCAGTCTTGTAAGCGCCTTCCACTCTACCAGCAAGCAGTAGGACTCGCAGCCGAGCCGTGGAGATATTTAAAATTTTAGCCGCTTGGGTTGTACCGACAATCATGTTAACTATAAGGATAGCGTAATAGTTTTGAGTAAGTCACGTTTCTATGGCTGGACAATTTCCGCCGATTTATTTCTATATCCCCCAACCCTATTGGCAGGATAATTTCCCCGATCGCGCGGATGAAAATTGGCAGGGATTTGGTTTGGGTATTTATGCTTGGACTCTACAAACTTACCTACGTCTCAAAGCGGATGGGTTTCCCTGTGAATTAGTTCAGGAATTCCCCGATGCAGGAATTGTTCTCATCCATCGCAACGCCTTAAGAACCCATAATGATACCCTGAAACCGGGACGAAATGTCCTCCTGATCTGCCTCAAAGCCGAACTGAGACAATACCCTTATGCTCAACTCCATCTTGTCCAAAATCCCCTGGAGACTCAAATAACGACAAACAGCTATTATATCCCCCATTGGACTCAACCGGGCTTAATTCCACGAGATCCAGCACGAGGCGATCGCGTGGAAACTGTTGCCTTTTTCGGACATGAGATGAACCTCGCCCCCGAATTACTCCACCCCTCTTGGCAAAAACACCTCGATACCCTGGGTTTACAGTGGCAACCCATAATTAACCGTAATCACTGGAGTGACTATCATGATATTCATCCCCAATCCCATGATTACAGTCAAGTCGATGTCATTGTCGCCGTGCGTCGGTTTAATCACCGCCCTAATATCCCACGTCACCCCTACCTGCACAAACCCGCAACTAAACTTTATAACGCTTGGCTAGCCGGAGTTCCAGCAGTTTTGGGGGTTGAATCTGCCTATCAAGCGGAACGCACCTCACCCCAAGACTATCTGGAAGTGACCTCTTTAGAAGAAACCCTTTCGGCTTTGAAACAATTAAAAGGCGATCGCAGGTTGTATCAGGCGATGGTGAACCAGGGAAAATATCGCGCTGCCACGATACACCCTGGTGTAACTACAGCAAAGTGGCGCAAGTTTCTCACTGATATAGCCATTCCCGCTTACTATCACTGGTGCAATCAATCTCGGTTCTCTCAACACCTCAGTTTCCAACGCAACGCCCTAATTTTTAACCTAGAACGAGTCAATCAGAAGATACTGAATAAAGTACAAATGACAAATGACAAATGACAAATGACTAATAACCAATGACCAAACTCTTTTATTACCACCGTCGAGATCGCTTAAACAACTTTGGTGATGCGCTCAATCCCTGGTTATGGCATCAATTGCTGCCGGATTTCTTTGATCAGGATGAAACAACCATTTTTGTGGGAATTGGCACATTACTCAATAGTCTACTCCCCCATCGCCTCCCCAAAGCGGAGCGAGTGATTATTTTTAGTTCAGGTGTTGGGTATGAAAAACCTCTCTCTGTAATTCCAGCATCATGGAAAATTTACTCTGTTCGAGGACCATTATCCGCTCAATCTCTAGGTTTACCCGCTAATTTAGCGGTAGCCGATGGTGCTATTTTAATCAAACGCCTCTTTAAAAGTACGGGAAATAAAACCCATCGCTTTGGGTTTATCCCCCATATCCATCATGCAACTTATGCAGATACAATATGGCAATCAATCTGCTCAGATATTGGATTTAAGTATATCGATCCCCGTGACTCAGTGGCGCAAATTTTGTCAGATATTGACCAAACCCAGGTGCTATTAGCCGAAGCCATGCATGGTGCGATCGCGGCGGATGCGCTACGAGTTCCCTGGATTCCAGTACATACTAGCGCCAGAATTCTTGCCTTCAAATGGCAGGATTGGTGTGCATCCATGAATGTGGACTATCACCCCTGGTATATTTCCCCTCTGATTCACGCCTATCCACCTGTCGCACGGGGTATTCGTTCCTCCATGAGGGCGACTCGTCATTGGTTCAATTGGCTCAAACAAAATCCCTGGAATGGCTTAAACTATATCGGGGGAGATCAAGAATCAGTTACAATGCAGCTTATCCGTATCGCTCAAACTGCCCAGCCAAGGTTAAGCGATGAGCAGCAACTTGAACAACGTATTACGGAATTAGAAGAAAAATTACATCAATTAAGCAATGAGTGTGGCAAGCCCCTTGGTTAAGCTGTTTGGCATTTAAACCGTAATATCAAGAATGGGGAAATTTTTGTAGTGTGAGCATCTTGCTCACTACCTATACCCAATTTAAATACATGACAGCTTACCAAGCCCCTAGGATTGACTCAACGTCAAATAAACTGCCCAAATTGCCATCGCCCGCAGATAATGACCTGCCCGAAATGTGCCAACAGGTGTAATCGCTTCTGGGGTGCGGAATTGTAACCCATTTTCATAGACTTGTCTCACCACTGATTCAGTTAGTTTTAACGCTTCATCCTTCATCCCCAATTGAATTAAAAATGCCGCTAGTCCAAAATTAATCCCTGTCCACACTTCTAGGGGATGCGTCGCATCGGGATGTTCGGGAGAACCATCGGGTTTTACGCCATTGGCTGCACCAAATTGGGCATTATGGAACTTTAAGAAACAAGACTCGTACACCGTTTTTAATGCCGACTGGGTGCATTCTGGCGGAACAATATCCGGTAACCCTAATAATTGGGCATAGAACTGACCACAAAGTTGATCTGCCATCACCACATCGGAATCACTGTCGCTATCTAGGCGATAATATTGACCATTCCAGAGTTTTTCTTGATAAATGGGTTGTGCCTGTTGCAGCCATTTATGGTAAGTGTTCAGGGTGTGTTGAATCGACTCCGGATCAGGCAGATTAATAGCAGAAACCAGGGTGTAATTATCCAAGAGAATCTGTGCGATCGCGCTTGCTGCTTCTAAGGCGGCTAACCATAACCCACCACAGTAAGCACTAACGCCCTGCAACTGCCAATCATCAAACGTCTGATCCGGTGCGCCAGAGTTTTCCGGAATCCCATCCCCATCGTGATCAAAGGATTTCAGATATGCCAACGCCCTAACAATGGCTGACCAACATTCGGCTAAAAACTCAATATCTTTTGACCCCGTAAATACAAAAGTCCGATACACCTGCAAGACAAAATCACAGGGTAAATCTTTCCACTGATTGCAATCTTGATAACTGGTATAATTAGTTTTCTCCCAAGGATGTTCATTGGCTGCGCCTAAATCATGGGGTGTCGCATCAGCGGCTTTACGAATGGCTGTGGCTTGGTTGTAGCCAATAATTCGAGGCGTATCATCACTCGTGGGAATTGCCCGGGCAAAGGCTTCCAGTACCGCTTTATCCAATCTTGACCACAGCATCGCCAGGGCAAAAGACCCATACAGCCGCACATCTAAACTTTCGTACCAACGATAATCAAAAGATTCCAAAACCCCGAACTTACCCACAGGATCACGTTCATTTGCCGAACTCCAAATTGTCCCCCCAGCCGATAACAAATACAATTCATTAAACAGCGCCATCTTAAACCAATTCGGTAAATCATGACGCTGTAAAATGGGATTTTGCCAGGATAAAATTCTCTCTTGCCAAAGGTCAGAATGTTTAAGGGCGGTGCGAACCATTGACCAGGCATTATTCCCGGTGCGTCCAAAGAAATCCGTATAACGGCGGTAATATTTAACCCCAGAAGCAAACTCAGTTACCGGAAAATCCCAAGCCAGGATAAACGGGATTTTGCGGGTTCTACCTGGGCGCAGTCTTACCCGTACCGCGATCGCACCTGCAATTTGTTCTCCGGGTTCAGCGGGGGTTTCATCTTGCACATCACTGAGACTCCCGTCACTGGCAAAGGTATTCCACACCTCTGACCCATCGCCTGTGGGATTCCAGCGACAGTGATAGAATACCTCCTGACTGGGATTCGTCACCGTAGCAAAACAGAGTTGTCCTTCGCCTTCTTCAATTTCATCCCGCAACCTCACCCGATCTAACAGACAACCCACGCGGAAATTATCCACAATCCATTGATTATAATTCCCGGTGCTATTGCCCCAACGGGGTTGATACTCGTAAACTGGACTCCCATCATCCCGTACTTGAACTTGAGGATGCTGAATTGCGTTAGTAAACCAGCCCACCATATTCTGCCAGGTAAGCATAATACTTAAGGTAATCGGCTGATCGGTGGGATTATGGGCAGTCCATTCAAACACCGCCACCGGATAACTGCTTTCCTGATAACAATCCGCCCAAATTGGCGAGAACTGTTGGCAAGTTAATTCCGTTTGAAATACATTCTCATAGACAAACCAACTGCGGGGATAAAGGGCGTGATAGGTTCCCGTTCGTAGAGACGCGCCATGGCGCGTCTCTACATTAGGCGACGTGGGATACCATTGCCATTTACCCAAACTGCCATCCTCTGGGGGTTCAGTGCAAAGGGCATAAGCTTGGGCGTCTTGGTTTTCTGGCTGTTCAAAGACGCTAAACTGACAGGCGGGTAGACGTTTAAAGGTATGTTCTCCCCCATCCAGATGCCATAGATTAAAATCCCCCCGTGGCGATCGCCCTAAACAACCTGCGCCAAATCCACCCAGGGGCATACCATGCCAGGGTCCATCATCCAGATTACTGGCATAGCGTACTTTGTAGGGATGCTCCCAGCCCTGTCCAATCGGACGTTGCCAGGTACTCTCAGGGATAGTTGGGCGCGGTGGTTGATAGATCATGCTTTCGATCTTACGGCGTAGTGGGTCGCTTGGACTATTTTGGATCAATCTGTAGAGACGCGCCATGGCGCTTAACACAGGTTCGTTCGTAGTTGCGCTTTAGCGCCCTAAGCGCTGTTATCGTTAACTACAAACGCTTAATTCAGTTATGCCCATTGAGTTCGTGTGCGTCGGATGTTGATCAACCACCCAAATTTTAGTCAGCTTTAAGTCTTGCTTTGCGATCGCACTTTGTCTCTCCAATCCAATTAAACCGCGATCGCCCCAGCAGGTGGTATTGCAGTTTTATGCATTACATCGGTAAGGGCGCAAGGATGGTGCCCCTACATTCGGGTGTACCTCATCTGCTTGGGAACCGCAATATATGCTCAAATGGGAAATATTGATGTGTGGGGACCCTTGGCGTTTATTGGTCTTTCTCAAGTACGGGAAACGGCAGTATTTAGTGGTATTCCTTTAACTGAAAGGCTAGAGGAGCGTATCTGTGGGGTTTGGGTGGTGAATATTGAAACAGGACAAACTGGGGTCTCTACAAATCCATAGTGTTCTAACCGTCTTAGCCGTTGCGATAACTTAACTCAACTCTAAACGAAACCCTGGCAAAACATCCTCCCCTGACAATACCACAGGCATCCCCAGCACCTCCACCTTTTGCCCCTGGCGATAAATTTCCACCTGTTTCTCTTTGGCATTAATCAACCAACCCAACTGCA is part of the Coleofasciculus chthonoplastes PCC 7420 genome and harbors:
- a CDS encoding TIGR03032 family protein; the encoded protein is MVHQSPLSSTNSPSLEITGSRQFTAWLAEQHLSLAFTTYQAGKVFFIGVQPTGQLSIFERTFERCMGLCVHGSTLYLSSLYQVWRFENVLEAGQIHNGYDCLYVPQVGYVTGDLDVHDVAVVAPPLKSRAGGDYPIFVNTLFSCLATVSETHSFIPLWQPPFISKLAAEDRCHLNGLAMREGEPKYVTAVSQSDVADGWRDKRHDGGCVVDVGRNQVIVTGLSMPHSPRLYRDKLWLLNSGTGEFGYVDLSRGEFESVAFCPGYLRGLAFSGDFAVVGLSKPRENRTFSGLALDERLESKQAEPRCGLFVIDLRSGDIVHWLRIEGIVTELYDVAVLPGMRRPMAVGFKTDEIRRVVRIGSVEQK
- a CDS encoding polysaccharide pyruvyl transferase family protein → MTKLFYYHRRDRLNNFGDALNPWLWHQLLPDFFDQDETTIFVGIGTLLNSLLPHRLPKAERVIIFSSGVGYEKPLSVIPASWKIYSVRGPLSAQSLGLPANLAVADGAILIKRLFKSTGNKTHRFGFIPHIHHATYADTIWQSICSDIGFKYIDPRDSVAQILSDIDQTQVLLAEAMHGAIAADALRVPWIPVHTSARILAFKWQDWCASMNVDYHPWYISPLIHAYPPVARGIRSSMRATRHWFNWLKQNPWNGLNYIGGDQESVTMQLIRIAQTAQPRLSDEQQLEQRITELEEKLHQLSNECGKPLG
- a CDS encoding GH116 family glycosyl hydrolase → MIYQPPRPTIPESTWQRPIGQGWEHPYKVRYASNLDDGPWHGMPLGGFGAGCLGRSPRGDFNLWHLDGGEHTFKRLPACQFSVFEQPENQDAQAYALCTEPPEDGSLGKWQWYPTSPNVETRHGASLRTGTYHALYPRSWFVYENVFQTELTCQQFSPIWADCYQESSYPVAVFEWTAHNPTDQPITLSIMLTWQNMVGWFTNAIQHPQVQVRDDGSPVYEYQPRWGNSTGNYNQWIVDNFRVGCLLDRVRLRDEIEEGEGQLCFATVTNPSQEVFYHCRWNPTGDGSEVWNTFASDGSLSDVQDETPAEPGEQIAGAIAVRVRLRPGRTRKIPFILAWDFPVTEFASGVKYYRRYTDFFGRTGNNAWSMVRTALKHSDLWQERILSWQNPILQRHDLPNWFKMALFNELYLLSAGGTIWSSANERDPVGKFGVLESFDYRWYESLDVRLYGSFALAMLWSRLDKAVLEAFARAIPTSDDTPRIIGYNQATAIRKAADATPHDLGAANEHPWEKTNYTSYQDCNQWKDLPCDFVLQVYRTFVFTGSKDIEFLAECWSAIVRALAYLKSFDHDGDGIPENSGAPDQTFDDWQLQGVSAYCGGLWLAALEAASAIAQILLDNYTLVSAINLPDPESIQHTLNTYHKWLQQAQPIYQEKLWNGQYYRLDSDSDSDVVMADQLCGQFYAQLLGLPDIVPPECTQSALKTVYESCFLKFHNAQFGAANGVKPDGSPEHPDATHPLEVWTGINFGLAAFLIQLGMKDEALKLTESVVRQVYENGLQFRTPEAITPVGTFRAGHYLRAMAIWAVYLTLSQS